CTACCACCCGCTGTTCTGGACATTCTACGGAGCGCTGAGCGGGAGCGTGGGCAAGTTCTTCGAGAAGGCACTTGAAGACGATGCGCGCGTGTTTTACCAGGGCGGTTCACGTTCTGTGCGCGGGTACCGATTCCGCAGCATCTTCGCGAGTTACGAGAGCTACACGACCAGTACCGACGACGATGGCAACGAGGTCATTGACACGGTCATCAACACGGGACTTACCCCGATGTACCTGCGCATAAACGAAGAAATCCGCTGGACGCTCCCCTGGAAGGGCTGGAGGCACTGGCAGATTGTACAGTTCTACGACTGGACCCGCGTGATGGACAACGAACGCGACTTGTACAAAGAAACTGCGAAAGAAGCGCTCGGCCTCGGGCTGCGTTACCGCTGGCAGTTCCTCACATTCCGCCTGGATTACGCATTCAAGAAGAACCTGAGCGACTGGAGCCCCGAAGGCTTTGCCTGGGGCAGGTTTGCGTTCGACTTGTCGCAGACGTTCTAATGCGGCAAAGCCGCAATGTGGAATGTGGGATGTGAGATGAGTAATTACTAATTACACATTTCACATTACACATTATCTGACAGTCTTTTTATAAAGAGAAGAAAGTCCCGTGCCGGCACGGTTCACGTCGGCTTCGATTCCGGCGGCGGCGAGAATATCGCGAATTTTTTCGGGAGTCGGAAAGGCGGGTGAATTGTCCGCAGGAGTATTGCCCACGGGCGTTTTGCCAGCGGATAAATTGCCCGCGGGTGCATTACCGCGGACTTCCACCCGGAACGTCGCGGTTTCGCTCGCGATGTCGGCGACCCGCCCGCTCTTCAAGACGTGCCCGCGGTCGATAATCGCGAAGTCAGTCGCCTCCTCTTCCATCTCGGCTAGAATATGCGAGCACACGATGGCCGTACCGCCTTCCTGCCTGCGCCAATCCGCAATGAGTTTCCACACCGTCTCGCGCGACATCGGGTCAAGATTCGCCACCGGCTCGTCCAGAATCAAAAGACGCGGCGCAGGAGCCATCGCGCGCAGCAACTGCACCTTCTGGCGGTTCCCGAGCGAAAGCTTGCCCATGCGGGTATCGAGTGGCGGGAGTTCCAGGCTCTTCGCAATGCGGGCAATGCGTTCGCGGGCCGCCTGCTCATTCCACCCGGGAATGCGGGCCGCATAGAA
The Fibrobacter sp. UWR3 genome window above contains:
- a CDS encoding ABC transporter ATP-binding protein, with product MENPLVKVENVSFRYPKSGVDALSGVSLEIPRGSFFALLGPNGAGKTTLLRLLCGRFAKFSGTIELAGDVRVSNTHSGAKGAAGSGSRGSFLDPLACGILLENPGVYPKLSINEYVDYFVGFYAARIPGWNEQAARERIARIAKSLELPPLDTRMGKLSLGNRQKVQLLRAMAPAPRLLILDEPVANLDPMSRETVWKLIADWRRQEGGTAIVCSHILAEMEEEATDFAIIDRGHVLKSGRVADIASETATFRVEVRGNAPAGNLSAGKTPVGNTPADNSPAFPTPEKIRDILAAAGIEADVNRAGTGLSSLYKKTVR